Proteins from a genomic interval of Bradysia coprophila strain Holo2 chromosome X, BU_Bcop_v1, whole genome shotgun sequence:
- the LOC119082481 gene encoding DNA repair protein RAD51 homolog A: MAALDEASGTSSVTATNEESATDGPTLIAKLAVNGITTADIKKLEEAGFHTVESILYTAKKHLITIKGISEAKADKIYAEASKMVHMGFQTATDLHLKRSELISLTTGSRELDKLLGGGIETGSVTEVFGEFRSGKTQLCHTLAVTCQLPVSQSGGEGRCLYIDTEGTFRPERVLAVAERYKMNPTEVLDNIAYARAYTTDHQTHLLYTAAAMMAESRYSLVIVDSATALYRTDYSGRGELSARQMHLARFLRMLLRLADEYGVAVFITNQVVAQVDAGAMFQADPKKPIGGNIIAHASTTRLYLRKGRGENRVCKIYDSPCLPESEAMFAINADGIGDVKE, from the exons ATGGCTGCACTTGATGAAGCATCAGGGACATCCAGCGTAACAGCCACAAATGAGGAATCGGCAACTGACGGGCCAACTTTAATCGCTAAATTGGCG GTTAACGGAATTACAACCGCTGATATAAAGAAATTGGAAGAGGCCGGTTTTCATACCGTCGAATCGATTCTTTATACGGCCAAGAAACATTTGATTACAATTAAGGGAATATCCGAGGCAAAGGCTGACAAGATTTATGCAGAAGCATCGAAAATGGTGCATATGGGATTTCAGACCGCCACCGATTTGCATTTGAAACGCTCCGAACTGATATCCTTGACAACGGGATCGCGTGAACTAGACAAATTGCTAGGCGGAGGTATCGAAACTGGATCGGTTACTGAAGTTTTCGGCGAATTTCGATCCGGAAAGACCCAACTGTGTCACACCTTGGCTGTTACATGTCAG ttgCCTGTATCTCAAAGCGGCGGTGAAGGTCGATGCTTGTACATCGATACAGAGGGAACATTTCGGCCGGAACGTGTACTGGCCGTTGCTGAACGGTACAAAATGAATCCGACCGAAGTTCTTGACAATATTGCATATGCTCGAGCCTACACCACAGACCATCAAACACACCTTTTATACACAGCCGCTGCTATGATGGCCGAATCTCGATATTCCTTGGTTATTGTGGACAGTGCGACTGCCCTGTACCGAACCGACTATTCTGGTCGTGGTGAGCTGTCAGCTAGACAAATGCATTTGGCCCGTTTTCTGCGCATGCTCTTGCGACTGGCCGATGAG TACGGCGTTGCTGTATTCATAACGAATCAAGTGGTCGCTCAAGTAGATGCCGGTGCAATGTTTCAGGCCGATCCAAAGAAGCCGATTGGTGGCAATATTATTGCACATGCGTCGACCACACGACTGTACTTGCGGAAGGGTCGAGGTGAGAATCGAGTGTGCAAAATCTACGATTCACCATGCCTGCCCGAATCGGAGGCAATGTTTGCTATAAATGCTGATGGCATCGGTGATGTGAAAGAATGA